The genomic segment GCTCCGTTATATTTTATCTGACGTAAGTCATCCCAAGTACTGTATTTACGATTAAGTAAGTTAAAGACACCTGCATTAATGGTAAAATGATTATTAACTCGGTATTGTGCCGTTAAGTCAAAAACAAAATAACTTCCACTTAAGAATTTATGTGGTTTTGCTGATTCTTCACCTGTAAGTTCACCTGTGGTTCTATCAACATCTAACTCTAAAGAATTAGCCACCGCAATATCCATAGCATCTTTTGCTTTTTTCTTTGCAACATATCGGCTATTTAATAGGATATTCCATTTATCATCATTTGCTTGATAGCCTAAACCAAGCGTTGCACTAAAAGGTTGTACAGCGAGGAGTGATGTTCCATCATTTTTACGCCCTTTTGCATAGCTTGCTTTAAATGTTGTATATATTTCTTGTGGTAGGCCAATTAAATCACCGTTTATTCTGGCATTAAAATCAATCCCTGTAATATATGCTTTTTCAATATTGACTTGCTGATAGTTGATTCCATCCAATACATATTCATTGTATTTCTCACCAGTCAACCAATTTGTTCGAGAACGTACCGCAATATTAGGCTGATAACTTAAATCAATAAAATCACGATATTGTGTATAAAACAAACTTGTACTTAATGCATACTGTTCTTTTTCTATACTCAATGTTAACTCATGGTTTTGTGCTTTTTCAGGACGTAAATCAAGATTCGGCATATAATTAATACCACTACGACCTTTTATATCAAAGTACATTTCTTCTACTTTAGGGGCTTTAAAACCCGTAGAGAAACTATAAGTTAGTGCAGAGTCATCGTTAATAAAATAATTGAGTCCAAGAGAATAATTAAATGCCGAAAACTTCTTCTTCGGTGCTGCGGTAATAATTTCATTTGCTCTTGTATTTTCGTATTTCAGATCGCTGATTTGTGGTTTATAGTGATATTGATCTACTCGAATACCGGCATTTACACCAAATTTATCATTGATAATAATATTATCTTTGATATACCCATAAACCAGTTTTGTTTTTACCGGTTGCTGAATAGTGAAAGCTTTAGTAGTAGTTTTATTTGAGTATGCATTATATGTTGTTTCAATATTTCGATTACTCAATTCTCCTGAATGAAAACCTGTACCAATATCTAAAGCATGAGAAGTAGAAAATAATTCAAACTCCTTTGTTTTGAGCGTAGCATCAAATTGAGTGCGTTTTTGTTTAAACTCATATTGTCTTGTATCTGTAATTAAGTTCCAATCTGGTGTCGGATTATAGATTGATTTAATACTTGTACCGTATTGGAATGAGTTTGCCTTTTGTGAAACATCTTGGCGGGTTAATTGCAAACGTAGCATTGTTAGCCAAGCATTTTCAGGGGTAAATTCATATACCGCACCATAACGTTTATAGGGTGTTGTATCACTAAATTGTTGACGCCCCATTGCATAGAAACTTTTTTCTTCAACATCTCGATCTTGACGAAGATCTTCGTAAAAGCCGCCAATAAAGTGATGATTAAAACGATAGCCTAATTTTGCTAACCAAGACGTGCTATTAAAATCAACATCATCAGGCAATAATCTCCCACGTCCGCAGAGATGGGGATAAGCTTCCCGAGAGTCTAATTGAGGGAGTGTCGGAATGATGCCACAATGTGCAACATCGTCCATTTTTCCACTGTAATAGTTTTTCGTTTCTTTAGCTTTTCGACGGGTAAATTGAACGAGTCCTTCAATCCCTTGATGAATGCCCCCCACACCTAAGACTTGTCTGAATTCATCATTTTTTGATGAATATCCTGTTTTACTATATATTCCAATAGTACGTCCAGGTAAAACAAAGTCTTGTGGATTCTTAGTTCGCATTGTGACACTTCCACCTAAAGCTCCGCTACCGCTAGAAAGACTATCTGCTCCTTTAGTGAAATCTATACTAGTAAGGTTTTCTAATTCAGTACTATTTCGATTCCCGTTGTAGAAGCCTTTAATATAGTAAAAACGAGGCATATAGCTTTCAACGGCAGAGACATT from the [Actinobacillus] rossii genome contains:
- the tbp1 gene encoding truncated transferrin-binding protein 1 is translated as MRKNNLPKRKSHYLLTSLCSYPLAIGFAMASDFATLETINVEATNVSAKNTQVNSDQIRRGLVWDERDLIRNQTGITVTEGGRAGGNGYTIRGVDSDRVQMSVDNVSAVESYMPRFYYIKGFYNGNRNSTELENLTSIDFTKGADSLSSGSGALGGSVTMRTKNPQDFVLPGRTIGIYSKTGYSSKNDEFRQVLGVGGIHQGIEGLVQFTRRKAKETKNYYSGKMDDVAHCGIIPTLPQLDSREAYPHLCGRGRLLPDDVDFNSTSWLAKLGYRFNHHFIGGFYEDLRQDRDVEEKSFYAMGRQQFSDTTPYKRYGAVYEFTPENAWLTMLRLQLTRQDVSQKANSFQYGTSIKSIYNPTPDWNLITDTRQYEFKQKRTQFDATLKTKEFELFSTSHALDIGTGFHSGELSNRNIETTYNAYSNKTTTKAFTIQQPVKTKLVYGYIKDNIIINDKFGVNAGIRVDQYHYKPQISDLKYENTRANEIITAAPKKKFSAFNYSLGLNYFINDDSALTYSFSTGFKAPKVEEMYFDIKGRSGINYMPNLDLRPEKAQNHELTLSIEKEQYALSTSLFYTQYRDFIDLSYQPNIAVRSRTNWLTGEKYNEYVLDGINYQQVNIEKAYITGIDFNARINGDLIGLPQEIYTTFKASYAKGRKNDGTSLLAVQPFSATLGLGYQANDDKWNILLNSRYVAKKKAKDAMDIAVANSLELDVDRTTGELTGEESAKPHKFLSGSYFVFDLTAQYRVNNHFTINAGVFNLLNRKYSTWDDLRQIKYNGAKGDTWDSGEGLGRYTSPGRHFAVSVEARF